In the Limanda limanda chromosome 1, fLimLim1.1, whole genome shotgun sequence genome, one interval contains:
- the myf5 gene encoding LOW QUALITY PROTEIN: myogenic factor 5 (The sequence of the model RefSeq protein was modified relative to this genomic sequence to represent the inferred CDS: deleted 1 base in 1 codon): MWALGCGLGAYKGGPGQQTPHITQRSPLSHPTPPSFLCAHHSIHSNPFLQQAMDVFSPSQVYYDRACTSSPDSLEFGPGMELTGSDEDEHVRVPGASPHQPGHCLQWACKACKRKSSFVDRRRAATMRERRRLKKVNHAFEALRRCTSANPSQRLPKVEILRNAIHYIESLQELLQEQVENYYGLPGGSGSEPGSPLSSCSDGMADGNSPLWHQLNANYSSGYSYAKNECDKAVGASSLQCLSSIVDRLSAVESSCGPPALRDMPTFSPGSTDSQPCTPESPGSRPVYHVL; the protein is encoded by the exons ATGTGGGCCCTTGGCTGTGGCCTGGGGGCATATAAGGGGGGC CCGGGGCAACAGACCCCTCATATCACTCAGaggtctcctctctctcaccccactcctccttccttcctctgcgCCCATCACTCCATCCATTCAAACCCCTTTCTTCAACAAGCCATGGACGTCTTCTCACCCTCCCAGGTCTACTACGACAGAGCGTGTACTTCCTCTCCCGACAGCCTGGAGTTCGGCCCCGGCATGGAGCTCACCGGCTCCGATGAGGACGAGCACGTCAGGGTCCCCGGAGCCTCGCCTCACCAGCCGGGTCACTGCCTCCAGTGGGCCTGCAAGGCCTGCAAGCGCAAGTCCAGCTTCGTGGACCGCAGGCGGGCCGCCACCATGCGAGAGCGCCGGCGGCTGAAGAAGGTCAACCACGCTTTCGAGGCGCTGCGCCGCTGCACCTCGGCGAACCCCAGCCAGCGCCTGCCCAAGGTGGAGATCCTGCGCAATGCCATCCACTACATCGAGAGCTTGCAGGAGCTGCTACAGGAGCAGGTGGAAAACTACTACGGTCTGCCTGGAGGGAGCGGCTCGGAGCCCGGGAGTCCGCTGTCCAGCTGCTCTGACGGAATG GCCGACGGCAACAGTCCATTGTGGCACCAGTTGAATGCAAACTACAGCAGCGGCTATTCGTATGCAAAGAACG AATGCGATAAAGCCGTCGGGGCCTCCAGTCTCCAGTGTCTCTCCAGCATCGTGGACCGCCTCTCCGCCGTGGAGTCGAGCTGCGGGCCGCCCGCCCTAAGAGACATGCCCACCTTCTCCCCCGGCAGCACCGACTCGCAGCCCTGCACGCCGGAGAGCCCCGGGTCCAGGCCGGTTTACCACGTCCTGTGA